Proteins from a genomic interval of Methanofollis formosanus:
- a CDS encoding PGF-pre-PGF domain-containing protein, translated as MILALLVFAVAGMLVAPVAAATTEVTITKLASDDQTVIDQRTVSWEWMKDNLPVLGDGETIYYNQGPIFEGAWDQVHPGEPYDGWNPTEDVNLEYKDHGEFMGTDVKDLCNLVGGADPDEMVEIKASDGFRKKLPAEYIYTPNPRQGPMVVAWYHGKDIGYVNESFNEGMRLYFFAETTNEAGMHVWGNWDMHESWDKDYWYYYSGKYPSASGNSVKMINRTIIHSNDPVPPDWSIFLNGSTNRTLTRSEFVALAADNYASFEHNQYGLLEGANLAAVIGLIDDDDPTTVNETLAAENYTIKVYGKKKSADYVSTFYSTEVTAGEKTYVLGNRFDDIELNLTPINDHVFFPLYLQGTGVDGTQRALEGISKIELGPPEERTDEIFNDGVTLTEGTFNLDVSGEAYPVNTLTPFGALDAAATKGGFTYVVNNNQDKLVLDAIDKYQFEKKVQGWECYVNGKKLAYWGNYAEEGYPNYPLKDGDKVVFCYGPDGVTPENAVAAVLIDVAVGEDPFAGKTVIFNGGVTLTEGTYTQESADQTYEIDNYTPFGALHAASIAGNFDYLTNVKYEKIILDAIADFPFVKHEAGWECYVNGKMLDYWDSYETEGYPNYPLHDGDEVIFYYGPDGSPEAATAVVAITVNGGTPPAPGTDWTLSLKGACDATVTKADFEKGIACLSSHRASWTDPDTGDVWAGMPLWMLVAMVDDEESGSHYTFNDELAAEGYSVKVISEDGYSINIPSADMARNSGFIVANTLNGEPLPETIGEKNKPCWPLQIKGSAADAGQLVGAIATIELVGLPGPDEGWTLKVCGAVNDTVTQAEFEEVGCHGTVEYTDNENRVWSGVPLWLLVGVSDNIESKDHWTFDDDLAATNYTVRVIASDGWSQEYGSKQVARNNGYILANLVDGQPIPADDKSYPLKLVGDGVPKSVKAVAEIDLVDLIPGPAPEGSWNLALKGPIDYTCTQAFFEEAASCSHHKLSWTNQKTGERWEGIALWELCGWVDDRVPHGQNGFNDLVADNGYKVIVTAKDGYSKEFLSKDIARNNNYIVANKLNGTALPNDGDKAPWPLRLVGADVAGSNSVGSIASIELTEFQKPAEVPAVRIVKFAPDGVTVLNETTVDYLWMKDHLEVHGDDQLYKFQGVTFDPNDLWNPEENKALDPPKIEDVIRGTAVRDLVDLVGGMPEGTEISFIAKDGWETKLGWKNIYDPNPRQGDAVLVWWTERQGYVPDYVEGYRLFYTPEDHVFGQWDMHESMDEAYWHYYSADGIRYPSCGGISPKWISEIRIYSVAEEPWNLSLEGAITRDISKGFFESALTCTMGANHEAEYVDAQGNRWSGMPLYFLCGWVDDANEHSGKAFDRELALKGYTIDIVGRDGSVETLSSRDIIDSRDYIIANTLNDKVLNEKGVQWPLVLVGANVTSEMQIGGVERIRLNLDTEFTDLGPVKKGEAVNVTVKNSPVSRINVTVGKDVPDLVLSVGSADLPPEVKAPVKALYQAMQISAFGTASDDIDGAEIRFSVPLTWLSAQGLAPADVVLYRYHGDAWQQLPTTHLENRDGAAYYTATTPGFSYFAVGGTAAPAPKSASGSSGSSSAVSAFAGSLQTGEKKTFLVGETAISKITVGACEPVSELLVTVKKASLPGDVKTPEGQVYEFEEITLYRADPASFDGITLEFAVPSAWLASQGVGTGDIAMLRYVDGAWKHLETEFLGEEGGEAVYRAESPGFSYFAIATVKGGAAEPEVTHPSVEAPAETPTGPATQTTETTVPATTPTKTPVFWGLPLIALGALLVLRKK; from the coding sequence ATGATTCTGGCACTTCTGGTCTTTGCAGTTGCAGGGATGCTCGTCGCACCCGTGGCTGCAGCAACGACCGAAGTGACTATTACCAAACTGGCCAGTGACGACCAGACCGTCATCGACCAGAGAACCGTATCATGGGAATGGATGAAAGATAATCTCCCGGTCCTCGGGGACGGCGAGACGATCTACTACAACCAGGGCCCCATCTTCGAAGGGGCATGGGATCAAGTCCATCCCGGTGAACCCTATGACGGCTGGAACCCCACCGAGGACGTCAACCTTGAGTACAAGGACCACGGCGAGTTCATGGGCACCGACGTCAAGGATCTCTGTAACCTTGTCGGGGGGGCCGACCCTGACGAGATGGTCGAGATCAAAGCATCTGACGGGTTCCGCAAAAAGCTGCCGGCAGAGTACATCTACACCCCCAACCCCAGGCAGGGGCCGATGGTGGTCGCCTGGTACCATGGCAAGGACATCGGCTACGTGAATGAAAGTTTCAATGAGGGGATGCGTCTCTACTTCTTCGCCGAGACAACGAACGAGGCCGGGATGCATGTCTGGGGCAACTGGGACATGCACGAGTCCTGGGACAAGGATTACTGGTATTACTACAGTGGCAAGTACCCTTCTGCAAGCGGCAACTCGGTCAAGATGATCAACAGGACCATCATCCACAGCAACGACCCCGTGCCGCCGGACTGGTCCATTTTCCTGAACGGTTCGACGAACCGCACGCTCACCAGGAGTGAGTTCGTCGCCCTTGCCGCAGACAACTACGCTTCCTTCGAGCACAACCAGTACGGCCTCCTTGAAGGCGCGAACCTCGCTGCAGTCATCGGCCTGATCGACGACGACGACCCCACGACCGTGAACGAGACCCTCGCCGCGGAGAACTACACCATCAAGGTCTACGGCAAGAAGAAGAGTGCTGATTATGTCTCCACCTTCTACTCCACCGAAGTGACGGCCGGCGAGAAGACCTATGTCCTCGGGAACAGATTCGACGACATCGAACTGAACCTGACCCCGATTAATGATCACGTCTTCTTCCCCCTCTACCTGCAGGGGACCGGTGTCGACGGCACCCAGCGGGCCCTTGAAGGGATCTCGAAGATCGAACTCGGCCCGCCTGAAGAGAGGACCGATGAGATCTTCAACGACGGAGTCACCCTGACTGAAGGTACCTTCAACCTGGACGTTTCCGGCGAAGCCTACCCGGTGAACACGCTCACGCCATTCGGTGCACTTGACGCCGCGGCCACGAAAGGCGGGTTTACCTATGTCGTGAACAACAACCAGGACAAACTGGTCCTCGATGCCATCGATAAATATCAGTTTGAAAAGAAAGTCCAGGGCTGGGAGTGCTATGTCAACGGCAAGAAACTCGCCTACTGGGGCAATTATGCCGAGGAAGGCTATCCCAACTATCCGCTGAAGGACGGCGACAAGGTCGTCTTCTGCTATGGGCCTGACGGTGTCACTCCTGAGAACGCAGTCGCGGCGGTTCTGATCGATGTCGCGGTGGGAGAAGATCCCTTCGCCGGCAAGACGGTCATCTTCAACGGTGGCGTCACCCTGACCGAGGGCACCTACACGCAGGAGTCCGCAGATCAGACCTATGAGATCGACAACTACACTCCGTTCGGCGCTCTCCACGCGGCTTCGATAGCCGGCAACTTTGACTACCTCACCAATGTCAAGTACGAAAAGATCATCCTTGACGCCATCGCGGATTTCCCGTTCGTGAAGCATGAGGCGGGCTGGGAGTGCTATGTCAACGGCAAGATGCTCGACTACTGGGATAGTTACGAGACCGAAGGCTACCCCAACTACCCGCTCCATGACGGCGACGAAGTGATCTTCTACTACGGCCCCGACGGTTCCCCTGAAGCGGCGACCGCCGTGGTTGCGATCACCGTCAACGGCGGTACCCCCCCGGCGCCTGGCACTGACTGGACCCTCTCCCTGAAGGGCGCCTGCGATGCGACCGTCACAAAGGCCGACTTCGAGAAAGGCATCGCCTGCCTGTCCAGCCACAGGGCAAGCTGGACCGATCCCGATACCGGCGACGTCTGGGCCGGCATGCCCCTCTGGATGCTCGTCGCCATGGTCGACGACGAGGAGAGCGGCAGCCACTACACCTTCAACGACGAACTGGCCGCCGAAGGCTATTCGGTGAAGGTCATCTCGGAGGACGGCTACTCGATCAACATCCCGAGCGCCGATATGGCTCGTAACAGCGGTTTCATCGTTGCGAACACTCTCAACGGCGAACCTCTCCCCGAGACCATCGGCGAGAAGAACAAACCCTGCTGGCCGCTCCAGATCAAGGGCTCCGCCGCCGACGCCGGACAACTGGTCGGCGCTATCGCCACCATCGAACTCGTCGGCCTCCCCGGACCCGACGAGGGCTGGACCCTGAAGGTCTGCGGCGCGGTCAACGACACCGTCACCCAGGCTGAGTTCGAGGAAGTCGGGTGCCATGGCACGGTCGAGTATACCGACAACGAGAACCGCGTCTGGAGCGGCGTACCCCTCTGGCTCCTTGTCGGCGTCTCCGACAATATCGAGAGCAAAGACCACTGGACCTTCGACGACGACCTTGCTGCGACGAACTATACTGTCAGAGTCATCGCATCTGACGGATGGTCGCAGGAATACGGGAGCAAACAGGTCGCTCGCAACAATGGTTACATCCTTGCAAACCTGGTGGACGGCCAGCCGATCCCTGCGGATGACAAGTCATATCCGCTCAAACTCGTCGGTGACGGCGTACCCAAGTCGGTGAAGGCTGTCGCCGAGATCGACCTCGTCGACCTCATCCCCGGCCCGGCGCCGGAAGGTTCCTGGAACCTCGCCCTGAAAGGACCGATCGATTACACCTGTACCCAGGCGTTCTTTGAAGAGGCCGCATCCTGTTCACACCACAAACTGAGCTGGACCAACCAGAAGACCGGCGAGCGCTGGGAAGGTATCGCCCTCTGGGAACTCTGCGGCTGGGTCGACGACCGTGTCCCGCACGGCCAGAACGGCTTCAACGACCTCGTTGCCGATAACGGTTACAAAGTGATCGTCACCGCGAAGGACGGGTACTCCAAGGAGTTCTTGAGCAAGGACATTGCACGGAACAACAACTACATCGTCGCAAACAAACTCAACGGCACCGCTCTCCCGAACGACGGAGATAAGGCGCCCTGGCCCCTGAGGCTCGTCGGTGCCGACGTCGCCGGCAGCAACAGTGTCGGCAGCATCGCTTCCATCGAACTGACCGAGTTCCAGAAACCGGCCGAGGTCCCCGCGGTACGGATTGTCAAGTTCGCTCCCGACGGCGTCACGGTTCTCAACGAGACGACGGTCGACTACCTCTGGATGAAGGACCACCTCGAGGTACATGGAGACGACCAGCTGTACAAGTTCCAGGGCGTCACCTTCGACCCCAACGACCTCTGGAACCCCGAGGAGAACAAGGCCCTCGATCCGCCGAAGATCGAGGATGTCATCAGGGGCACCGCCGTGCGCGACCTCGTCGACCTTGTCGGCGGCATGCCCGAAGGCACTGAGATCTCCTTCATTGCAAAAGACGGCTGGGAGACCAAACTCGGCTGGAAGAACATCTACGACCCCAACCCCAGGCAGGGCGATGCGGTCCTCGTCTGGTGGACCGAGAGGCAGGGCTATGTCCCTGACTATGTCGAGGGCTATCGGCTCTTCTACACCCCTGAAGACCACGTCTTCGGGCAGTGGGACATGCACGAGAGCATGGACGAGGCCTACTGGCACTACTACTCCGCCGACGGCATCCGGTACCCCTCCTGTGGTGGCATCTCGCCGAAGTGGATCAGCGAGATCAGGATCTACTCCGTCGCCGAGGAACCCTGGAACCTGAGCCTTGAAGGTGCGATCACGAGAGACATCAGCAAAGGTTTCTTCGAGAGCGCGCTGACCTGCACCATGGGTGCGAACCACGAGGCCGAGTACGTCGACGCCCAGGGCAACCGCTGGAGCGGCATGCCGCTGTACTTCCTCTGCGGCTGGGTAGACGATGCAAATGAACATTCTGGAAAGGCCTTCGACCGTGAACTCGCCCTGAAAGGATATACCATCGACATCGTCGGCCGCGACGGTTCGGTCGAAACACTTTCAAGCCGCGATATCATCGACAGCAGGGACTACATCATCGCAAATACCCTGAATGACAAAGTCCTGAACGAGAAGGGAGTCCAGTGGCCGCTGGTCCTTGTCGGTGCCAACGTAACCTCTGAGATGCAGATCGGCGGCGTCGAGCGGATCAGGCTCAACCTCGATACCGAGTTCACCGATCTCGGCCCGGTCAAGAAGGGCGAAGCCGTCAACGTGACCGTTAAAAATTCCCCGGTCTCCCGGATCAACGTCACCGTAGGGAAAGATGTCCCTGACCTTGTTCTTTCGGTCGGGAGCGCCGATCTTCCGCCTGAAGTGAAGGCGCCGGTGAAGGCGCTCTATCAGGCCATGCAGATCTCGGCCTTCGGTACAGCTTCCGACGACATCGATGGTGCCGAGATTCGGTTCTCAGTCCCGCTGACCTGGCTCTCCGCTCAGGGACTCGCCCCGGCCGACGTAGTACTCTACCGGTACCATGGCGACGCCTGGCAGCAACTCCCCACCACCCACCTGGAGAACCGCGATGGCGCTGCGTATTACACGGCGACCACGCCGGGCTTCTCGTACTTCGCGGTCGGCGGCACGGCGGCACCCGCGCCGAAGTCGGCCTCAGGTTCGTCCGGCAGTTCTTCTGCAGTCTCCGCCTTTGCCGGTTCTCTCCAGACCGGTGAGAAGAAGACCTTCCTGGTAGGCGAGACCGCGATCTCGAAGATCACGGTCGGTGCCTGCGAACCGGTCTCCGAACTTCTGGTCACGGTGAAGAAGGCCTCGCTCCCGGGTGACGTCAAGACCCCCGAGGGTCAGGTCTATGAATTCGAGGAGATCACCCTGTACCGCGCCGACCCGGCCTCTTTCGATGGGATCACCCTCGAGTTTGCCGTGCCTTCGGCCTGGCTTGCGAGCCAGGGTGTCGGCACAGGCGACATCGCCATGCTGCGGTACGTCGACGGTGCCTGGAAACACCTTGAGACCGAGTTCCTCGGCGAAGAAGGTGGAGAGGCAGTCTACCGTGCTGAATCTCCGGGCTTCTCGTACTTCGCCATCGCCACCGTGAAGGGCGGGGCCGCCGAACCTGAGGTGACCCACCCGTCGGTCGAGGCGCCGGCCGAGACCCCGACCGGGCCTGCGACCCAGACGACCGAGACGACGGTGCCGGCCACCACCCCGACGAAGACCCCGGTCTTCTGGGGCCTGCCGCTCATCGCGCTCGGTGCGCTCCTGGTTCTCAGGAAGAAATAA
- a CDS encoding DUF3344 domain-containing protein, with the protein MNDIGKKMGRSLLALAFLLLTVCVVPVVADDVGGITMPGTSNFDLQLSDGLTKFFKFEGGGLNALHISTDPESEPYGQVTTTEEQSGVFYLTNTGGRGFTDDMILMVAVNGTIPDDFALHIRASGYQWTPTPVVNTPPAADEVEYVDGTYEGTITKDDFVYSPQTWKPAGNNQPGAYPIYYGQDVSDGSNPFHTVYIDLHAGTLGENALIADMIDNGAVKIEYEFENLPTYAAFNSYGWCNQSNQGLGISWTNRVSGAGSSGFSVVGTAPSGGGDVSPDGGSDGTSDASGLSGNEMEAPAGECLHGSVSLLPVAGSSGTLKAGERASLTLNPGNGTGTIKTAVFYLFVSDAKKGDDGAGTDPHLTVQIDGKTVEPDETFTDRAGKKDAPVAATSVFKLDGIRSGDTFVTVENTGSGDEVCTLDGGVLLVVREDPALPEVVWQVVAGCDAVAIDEEDGVFEDDAVSRALFDDALDLDQTAAARLLIAGTGSTGTVGFNDREWTDALKAQGNVVTADLDVLPVLFPRENIAMIRATKDAASGGVLESRVAVLVATRGTPPSGGDAGSASSTAPMTRAFITDNAVVKKVSVTLPEQRAPFHVEVHDRESAGAVQAPDAPVYRYLEVGLHGARADPTSVTVTFRVPLSWMEEQNLEPGDVALMRHAGTAWTPLATDAGAVRDGYQEFSASSDDLSLFAVAGVPGDEVQVAQEGAASGLSGDDVPTTPSQQSSPVWAGSLVAIGAVVLIRQKV; encoded by the coding sequence ATGAATGATATCGGAAAAAAAATGGGAAGATCCCTTCTTGCACTGGCGTTCCTCCTGCTCACCGTCTGTGTCGTCCCGGTCGTGGCCGACGACGTGGGCGGGATCACGATGCCCGGCACCAGCAATTTCGACCTCCAGCTCTCCGACGGGCTGACCAAGTTCTTCAAGTTCGAAGGCGGCGGGCTCAACGCCCTCCACATCAGCACCGACCCGGAGAGCGAACCGTACGGACAGGTGACGACCACCGAGGAACAGTCGGGTGTCTTCTATCTCACCAACACCGGTGGGAGAGGGTTCACCGACGACATGATCCTGATGGTCGCGGTCAACGGCACCATCCCCGACGACTTCGCCCTCCACATCAGGGCGAGCGGCTACCAGTGGACCCCGACGCCGGTGGTGAACACGCCTCCCGCCGCCGACGAGGTCGAGTATGTCGACGGCACGTATGAGGGGACGATCACGAAGGACGACTTTGTGTACAGCCCGCAGACCTGGAAACCCGCCGGGAACAATCAGCCCGGGGCATATCCGATCTATTACGGCCAGGACGTCTCCGACGGTTCGAACCCCTTCCACACCGTCTATATCGATCTCCATGCCGGAACCCTCGGTGAGAACGCTCTGATCGCGGACATGATCGATAACGGCGCCGTCAAGATCGAGTACGAGTTCGAGAATCTGCCCACCTATGCCGCCTTCAACTCCTATGGCTGGTGCAACCAGTCCAACCAGGGCCTGGGCATCTCCTGGACCAACCGCGTCTCAGGGGCCGGGAGCAGCGGGTTTTCGGTCGTCGGGACGGCGCCTTCCGGCGGGGGCGATGTCTCGCCCGACGGCGGGAGTGACGGGACGTCGGACGCTTCGGGTCTCTCCGGAAACGAGATGGAAGCTCCCGCCGGCGAGTGTCTGCACGGCTCGGTCTCGCTCCTCCCGGTCGCCGGGAGCAGTGGAACCTTGAAGGCAGGCGAGCGCGCGAGCCTCACCCTCAATCCGGGGAACGGGACCGGGACGATCAAGACCGCGGTCTTCTATCTCTTCGTGAGCGATGCAAAGAAAGGAGATGACGGGGCCGGGACCGACCCGCACCTGACTGTCCAGATCGACGGGAAGACGGTCGAGCCCGATGAGACCTTCACCGACCGGGCAGGGAAGAAGGACGCACCGGTGGCGGCGACCTCTGTCTTCAAGCTTGACGGGATCAGGTCGGGCGACACGTTTGTCACCGTCGAGAACACCGGGAGCGGTGATGAAGTCTGCACCCTCGACGGCGGGGTGCTCCTGGTGGTGCGTGAAGACCCGGCCCTCCCCGAGGTCGTCTGGCAGGTCGTGGCCGGGTGCGATGCCGTCGCCATCGACGAGGAAGACGGAGTCTTCGAGGACGACGCCGTGAGTCGGGCCCTCTTCGACGATGCCCTCGACCTCGACCAGACGGCCGCCGCCCGTCTCCTGATAGCAGGCACCGGGTCGACCGGGACCGTCGGGTTCAATGACCGCGAGTGGACCGACGCCCTGAAGGCCCAGGGTAACGTGGTGACGGCCGATCTCGACGTCCTGCCGGTGCTCTTCCCGCGAGAGAACATCGCCATGATACGGGCGACGAAGGATGCCGCCAGCGGCGGGGTGCTGGAGAGCAGGGTCGCCGTTCTGGTCGCGACCCGCGGCACCCCCCCGAGCGGTGGGGATGCCGGTTCCGCATCATCGACCGCACCGATGACCAGGGCCTTCATCACCGACAATGCAGTCGTCAAGAAGGTCTCGGTGACTCTCCCTGAGCAGCGCGCTCCCTTCCATGTCGAGGTACATGACCGGGAGAGCGCCGGCGCGGTGCAGGCCCCTGACGCCCCGGTCTACCGCTACCTGGAGGTCGGCCTGCATGGCGCACGGGCCGACCCGACGTCGGTCACGGTCACCTTCCGGGTCCCCCTCTCCTGGATGGAGGAGCAGAACCTTGAACCCGGCGACGTCGCGTTGATGCGCCATGCCGGCACCGCCTGGACGCCGCTCGCCACCGATGCGGGTGCCGTGAGGGACGGGTACCAGGAGTTCTCGGCATCGTCGGATGATCTCTCCCTCTTCGCCGTCGCCGGGGTGCCGGGCGATGAGGTGCAGGTCGCGCAGGAGGGAGCGGCATCTGGTCTGTCTGGAGACGACGTGCCCACCACTCCTTCGCAGCAATCCTCGCCCGTATGGGCTGGATCTCTCGTTGCGATCGGTGCGGTAGTACTGATCAGACAAAAGGTATGA